The Paramisgurnus dabryanus chromosome 3, PD_genome_1.1, whole genome shotgun sequence genome includes a window with the following:
- the LOC135760244 gene encoding uncharacterized protein: MDVIETIVTESIDVEESTTTISTLETEKSKTEFVWTLQATWHLVHVRLDMDQEFDQPVCKKKKLWETVADRVTAKLRADGCTDVPVKAFECDLKWRNMLATYRKNAERAKRLGTNSVHWEFFKEMHEVLGRSYEEMEAQRKAKLNDTKLGRAIASKRFTPILPTPTAATATQVTNTKPPNDLLQLYLELQERKLNMWAQQKALEERKIEAINNLARAITCLCQDNTLKMAKEYVESEITVPENKN, from the exons ATGGACGTTATTGAAACCATTGTCACAGAAAGCATTGATGTGGAGGAATCAACAACTACAATTTCGACTTTGGAGACTGAAAAGTCAAAAACAG AGTTTGTGTGGACACTACAAGCAACATGGCATCTAGTCCATGTTCGCCTGGACATGGACCAAGAGTTTGACCAGCCTGTGTGCAAAAAGAAGAAGCTGTGGGAGACTGTGGCTGACAGAGTTACTGCAAAGTTAAGAGCTGATGGCTGCACAGATGTTCCAGTCAAAGCCTTCGAATGCGATCTGAAATGGAGGAACATGCTAGCAACATACCGCAAAAATGCTGAACGAGCCAAAAGACTGGGTACCAATAGCGTACACTGGGAGTTCTTCAAGGAGATGCACGAAGTGCTGGGCAGAAGCTATGAAGAAATGGAGGCGCAACGGAAAGCAAAGCTTAACGACACTAAGCTTGGCAGGGCAATAGCCAGTAAACGATTCACCCCAATCCTACCCACACCCACTGCAGCCACAGCTACACAAGTAACCAACACCAAGCCCCCTAATGATTTACTGCAGTTGTACCTGGAGCTGCAGGAGAGGAAACTGAACATGTGGGCTCAGCAAAAAGCTCTAGAAGAGAGGAAGATTGAGGCCATCAATAATTTGGCACGTGCAATTACTTGTCTGTGCCAGGACAATACCTTGAAAATGGCCAAAGAATATGTCGAGTCAGAAATCACTGTTCCTGAGAATAAGAATTAG
- the LOC135760243 gene encoding uncharacterized protein codes for MEVRDQCVASAGRAIMDLIQSEWEPLSHWELDQRLDRAVEEMIEADLMAQAQSSSVVTQESQQEDLKPLQQPPEKGTSAYESEHRAQAAEAAEANPAVQHITNLLQRSSSNHSKTRLSGRARLSLSHTVLLSLTLLYKRISYRNVSANFHLEKGNIHRIFFSFCDRVIALQDQLIKWPTGQGEVHLLPFSSWLGHNEGLEERGLPKVLGVLGDTSIPIRLPTGKPECESDPSEAKRLKNDLDPDSWLNLELVINGDGRFIYCHISKGSEKDRGRALLEMLQQNPEMVPPGTCLIADVGYPLTGQILTPFSAGRSPQENLYNRSVGIHLGRFEQALADLKQRFQKLRYLDMGNYDRAKVVVLTACILNNVFLDMGDVTKGLIAQTTKEDVTEEVTDDAAGVAMRDTVVNLLYSTLEAETH; via the exons ATGGAGGTGCGTGATCAGTGCGTGGCGTCGGCGGGACGGGCGATCATGGATCTCATTCAGTCTGAATGGGAGCCGCTATCTCATTGGGAGCTTGATCAACGTCTGGATCGGGCAGTTGAAGAAATGATAGAGGCTGACCTTATGGCTCAGGCTCAGTCCTCTTCTGTTGTCACGCAAGAGTCCCAACAGGAAGATTTAAAGCCATTACAACAGCCGCCCGAGAAGGGTACCTCGGCTTACGAGTCTGAGCACCGTGCACAGGCTGCAGAAGCCGCAGAGGCAAACCCAGCAGTACAA CATATAACTAATCTTCTGCAAAGGTCCAGTTCAAACCACAGCAAAACCCGATTGTCCGGTAGAGCTCGGTTGTCCTTGTCTCACACTGTCCTCCTGTCGCTCACCCTCCTATACAAACGCATCAGCTATCGCAATGTGTCTGCAAATTTCCATCTGGAAAAAGGAAATATTCACAGGATCTTCTTTTCTTTCTGTGACAGAGTGATTGCATTACAGGATCAGCTCATCAAATGGCCAACAG GACAGGGGGAAGTACATCTGCTTCCTTTCTCCAGTTGGCTGGGTCACAACGAAGGCTTGGAAGAGAGAGGTCTTCCTAAAGTGCTTGGGGTACTGGGCGACACAAGCATACCCATTCGCCTACCCACCGGCAAGCCGGAGTGTGAGAGCGACCCTTCTGAAGCAAAGAGACTTAAGAATGACCTAGATCCAGATTCATGGCTGAACTTGGAACTGGTCATCAATGGTGACGGCCGCTTTATTTACTGCCACATCAGCAAAGGCTCAGAAAAAGACAGAGGGCGTGCATTACTTGAAATGCTCCAGCAAAATCCTGAGATGGTGCCTCCAGGGACCTGCCTGATAGCCGATGTTGGATACCCACTCACGGGTCAAATACTTACTCCTTTCTCTGCAGGACGAAGCCCTCAGGAAAACCTTTACAACAGATCTGTGGGGATCCATTTGGGCCGTTTTGAGCAGGCGTTAGCCGACCTAAAACAGCGATTCCAGAAATTGCGATATTTGGATATGGGGAACTATGATAGGGCGAAAGTTGTGGTTTTGACTGCTTGTAtattaaacaatgtttttctgGACATGGGGGATGTGACAAAGGGACTGATAGCGCAAACCACAAAAGAAGATGTAACGGAGGAGGTAACAGATGATGCGGCCGGGGTGGCCATGAGGGACACTGTAGTAAATCTTCTTTACAGCACACTGGAAGCAGAAACGCATTAA